One segment of Arthrobacter sp. MMS18-M83 DNA contains the following:
- a CDS encoding C-terminal binding protein — translation MSTNAQSATPERATPEQKRHRPLAVYTDMEDLDYSAGVALLEDNGYDVRYLGTQDPAVIAEQAKDAAALLVGYATVTAEVMDAIPGLKIIALVSMGFDNVDLDAAKERGIWVSNLPGVATEEVASHALALALAVTREIPFFQERVAEGDWNGRPDSRVFRLSQERLGLIGLGRIGSRLGELACGVFGEVIGYDPYLPDTPATRETLAKAGIRRAGLEEVLAESAVVSLHMPLSDETHHIINAGSLAAMRPGSYLVNVSRGQLIDDRALRAAVDSGHIRGAALDVLDVEPAPADHPLMGHPRILVTPHVGFLSEFTLSEYVRIQAQNVISQARTDTPDTPLFELEPAG, via the coding sequence ATGTCCACTAACGCGCAGTCCGCTACGCCGGAGAGGGCGACGCCGGAGCAAAAGCGCCATCGCCCTCTCGCCGTCTACACGGACATGGAAGACCTCGATTACTCCGCCGGCGTCGCCCTCCTGGAAGACAACGGTTACGACGTCCGATACCTCGGCACCCAGGACCCCGCGGTCATCGCGGAGCAAGCGAAAGACGCAGCAGCCTTGCTGGTGGGCTACGCGACCGTCACCGCGGAAGTCATGGACGCCATCCCGGGCTTGAAAATCATCGCCCTGGTCTCAATGGGATTCGACAACGTTGACCTCGATGCCGCCAAGGAGCGCGGTATTTGGGTCAGTAACCTTCCCGGGGTCGCCACGGAGGAGGTCGCCTCCCACGCATTGGCGCTTGCCTTGGCTGTCACGCGCGAAATTCCGTTCTTCCAGGAACGCGTGGCCGAGGGGGACTGGAACGGCCGCCCGGACAGCAGGGTGTTCCGGCTCAGCCAGGAGCGGCTCGGGTTGATCGGACTCGGGCGGATCGGCAGCCGTCTCGGAGAGCTGGCCTGCGGGGTCTTCGGCGAGGTTATCGGCTACGATCCCTACCTTCCGGACACTCCCGCCACCAGGGAAACGCTGGCGAAGGCGGGCATCCGCCGGGCCGGTCTTGAAGAAGTGCTGGCGGAGTCCGCCGTCGTGTCCTTGCACATGCCTCTCTCGGACGAAACCCACCACATCATCAACGCTGGAAGCCTCGCGGCGATGCGGCCGGGCAGCTACCTCGTGAACGTTAGCCGCGGGCAGCTGATCGACGACCGAGCCCTGCGTGCCGCCGTCGACTCCGGCCACATCCGTGGAGCGGCGCTGGACGTGCTCGACGTCGAACCGGCACCCGCCGACCACCCGCTCATGGGCCACCCGCGGATCCTGGTGACACCGCATGTCGGCTTCCTTTCGGAGTTCACGCTGTCCGAATACGTCAGGATCCAGGCGCAAAACGTCATTTCCCAAGCCCGCACCGACACCCCGGACACTCCGTTGTTCGAGCTGGAACCCGCAGGCTGA
- a CDS encoding amidohydrolase has protein sequence MSFLASHEISPIAPAATLFSGGRIRTVDALNSVAEAMLVIGNRVAAVGTPKECRDAALKLTTAVPDVVDLRGRTLVPGFIDPHAHPLMYGQLLSWVDCGPEAAPDIPTMLELLAKAAADNPGDTPIRGYGYEHRNLAEQRHPTRQEFDTVSTTREVYVMNASGHGGVVNSYVLAKARVDRNTPNPPGGTFFRDSDGELTGELSDAACDILTGDEGVKLGHHGPNFHLGDSKEHHRAQLLRAQREFLSHGVTTIGDAQVTKREFGAYLDLVERGELVTRINAYFLSSLLDEVLELGLVDKFGDSLLSFAGIKLYADGTLGGWTAYFPEGYRDDPCRTGSLYHEPAEYRALVAKAHSAGLQTATHAQSPTAIQLVLDAVTEALAESPRADHRHRIEHCGLPTLEQIDKMAQLGIMPVNQPQHYYNWGPGVTDAIGSPGERFNPLGEFVAAAVPVTMSSDAPVADPRPLEAIQTSVTRKTRSGVQLGSDDLKIDVVEALRAHTINGARAMGREKDLGSLEPDKLADFVILAGDPLEAPEGDISSIEVVETWVNGVRVYAG, from the coding sequence ATGTCATTCCTGGCATCTCATGAAATTTCCCCGATCGCTCCCGCCGCGACGCTGTTCTCCGGCGGCCGCATCCGGACCGTTGACGCCCTGAACTCCGTCGCGGAGGCGATGTTGGTCATCGGCAACCGTGTTGCCGCCGTCGGGACGCCAAAGGAGTGCCGCGACGCGGCGCTTAAGCTCACGACGGCGGTGCCCGACGTCGTCGACCTCCGGGGCCGCACGCTGGTGCCCGGCTTCATCGATCCGCACGCGCACCCTCTGATGTATGGCCAGCTGCTGTCCTGGGTGGATTGCGGGCCCGAAGCGGCGCCGGACATCCCCACCATGCTGGAACTGCTGGCCAAGGCCGCCGCTGACAACCCGGGGGACACTCCGATTCGGGGCTACGGCTACGAGCACCGCAACCTGGCCGAACAGCGCCACCCCACGCGGCAGGAATTCGACACCGTCTCCACCACGCGCGAGGTGTACGTCATGAACGCGAGCGGCCACGGCGGAGTGGTGAACTCGTACGTGCTTGCGAAGGCCAGAGTGGACCGCAACACTCCCAACCCCCCGGGCGGCACGTTCTTCCGTGATTCCGACGGCGAGCTCACCGGTGAACTTTCTGACGCCGCCTGCGACATCCTCACCGGGGACGAAGGCGTCAAACTCGGGCACCACGGTCCCAACTTCCACCTCGGAGACAGCAAGGAGCACCACCGCGCCCAGCTGCTGCGCGCCCAGCGCGAGTTCCTCAGCCACGGCGTGACCACTATCGGCGATGCCCAGGTGACCAAGCGTGAATTCGGCGCCTACCTGGACCTCGTGGAGCGGGGCGAATTGGTGACGCGCATCAACGCCTACTTCCTCTCGAGCCTCCTGGACGAGGTGCTGGAACTGGGTCTCGTGGACAAGTTCGGCGATTCCCTCCTCTCCTTCGCCGGCATCAAGCTTTATGCGGACGGCACCCTCGGCGGCTGGACTGCGTACTTCCCGGAGGGCTACCGGGACGACCCCTGCCGCACCGGTTCGCTTTACCACGAGCCTGCCGAGTACCGGGCCCTCGTGGCCAAGGCGCACAGTGCCGGGCTGCAGACGGCAACCCACGCGCAGTCGCCCACTGCCATCCAATTGGTGCTGGACGCGGTTACCGAAGCTCTTGCGGAGAGCCCGCGGGCAGACCACCGGCACCGGATTGAGCACTGCGGGCTGCCAACGCTGGAGCAGATCGACAAGATGGCCCAGCTGGGCATCATGCCGGTCAACCAGCCCCAGCATTACTACAACTGGGGTCCAGGCGTCACGGATGCCATCGGCTCCCCGGGCGAGCGATTCAACCCCCTCGGCGAATTCGTGGCCGCAGCAGTTCCTGTGACCATGAGCTCCGATGCGCCGGTGGCCGATCCCCGGCCGCTGGAAGCCATCCAGACCTCCGTGACCCGCAAGACCCGCTCCGGCGTCCAGTTGGGCTCGGATGATCTTAAGATCGACGTCGTCGAAGCCCTCCGCGCCCACACCATCAACGGTGCACGGGCCATGGGGCGTGAGAAGGACCTCGGTTCCCTGGAGCCGGACAAGCTGGCCGACTTCGTGATCCTCGCCGGGGATCCGTTGGAGGCGCCCGAGGGGGACATCAGCAGCATCGAGGTTGTGGAGACCTGGGTCAACGGAGTGCGGGTGTACGCAGGCTAA
- a CDS encoding RES domain-containing protein, with amino-acid sequence MIRRQCTKTGLSIVEGPVTMFRVSVSKAGRGPLNPLERPFDPAIDRRGWSRFDTPGLTIYGADLRVTAFTESLAFKAPSARNYAALAEIAGFLGVELNELLDELRNKGLPVDGMDSDWRLDREIYSLSFPTLPWVDLTHPDSVVAIKASGIAAADRMTVADLTGDDRTLTTAVAQWILAQRLDDGSQPAGLRYPSKFGFTDGDYCYAGFIAEPNSGCECRGSAFAVNDPDLIEAVRRTGVQVS; translated from the coding sequence ATGATCCGCCGACAATGCACGAAGACGGGCCTTTCCATTGTGGAGGGGCCCGTCACCATGTTCCGGGTCTCAGTTTCCAAAGCCGGGCGTGGGCCGCTGAACCCGCTCGAACGCCCGTTTGACCCGGCTATTGATCGTCGGGGCTGGAGCCGGTTCGACACCCCCGGGCTGACCATCTACGGCGCTGACCTCCGAGTTACCGCGTTCACTGAGTCCCTCGCCTTTAAGGCACCTTCGGCGCGGAACTACGCCGCGTTGGCCGAAATCGCCGGATTCCTTGGCGTTGAACTTAATGAGCTCTTGGACGAGCTGCGCAACAAGGGCCTACCTGTGGACGGTATGGACTCCGATTGGCGTCTTGACCGTGAGATCTACAGTCTCAGTTTCCCGACCCTCCCATGGGTCGACCTAACCCACCCCGACTCCGTCGTCGCCATCAAGGCTTCCGGTATTGCCGCCGCAGACCGTATGACTGTCGCTGACCTGACCGGCGACGATAGGACGCTTACGACCGCCGTGGCCCAATGGATCCTGGCCCAACGCCTGGATGACGGCAGCCAGCCGGCCGGGCTAAGGTATCCGTCAAAATTCGGTTTCACCGACGGCGACTACTGCTACGCCGGCTTCATCGCGGAGCCAAATAGCGGCTGTGAGTGCCGTGGATCGGCGTTCGCCGTGAATGACCCCGACCTGATCGAAGCCGTCAGGCGCACTGGAGTCCAGGTCAGCTGA
- a CDS encoding aminotransferase-like domain-containing protein — protein sequence MTTTAELSHTSRMAKRAAGFQPSPVRAVFDVSMQPSMISLAGGNPYLPALPMERIAAMASDVVTRRGLEALQYGSGAGTEELQALICQVMELEGIKTSPENVQVTAGSQMALELVTKLFCDPGDVVIAEGPSYVGALGVFEGFQAEVAHVAMDNDGVDPDRLQDVISGLKADGKTIKFFYTVPNFNNPSGISLSLERRQRVVDICRAEGVLIVEDNPYGLLSFDGTLKPAMHTLDPDNVFYLGSFSKIFAPGLRVGWVVAPHDVRSRLQIASEATTICPSVLSQLVVEQYISSFDWQDQIAAYSAVYSSRCKATLDALAAYMPEGTKWTTPTGGFFTWVTLPEGIDTEHVLTAAIEAGVVFVPGSAFYADGGGSNQLRIAFSYAPEEQLTEGVKRLAEVIRRV from the coding sequence ATGACCACCACTGCGGAACTTTCACATACAAGCCGGATGGCCAAGCGGGCGGCCGGCTTCCAGCCCTCCCCCGTCCGCGCCGTCTTCGATGTGTCCATGCAGCCAAGCATGATCTCCCTAGCCGGCGGCAACCCCTACCTACCTGCGCTGCCGATGGAGCGCATCGCCGCCATGGCGTCCGACGTCGTAACTCGCCGCGGGCTGGAGGCCCTGCAGTATGGCTCGGGGGCTGGAACCGAGGAACTGCAAGCCCTGATCTGCCAGGTCATGGAGCTCGAGGGTATAAAGACGTCCCCCGAAAACGTGCAAGTCACCGCAGGCTCGCAGATGGCGCTGGAGCTCGTCACCAAGCTCTTCTGCGACCCGGGAGACGTCGTAATCGCGGAGGGACCAAGCTACGTGGGGGCGCTCGGCGTGTTCGAAGGCTTCCAGGCCGAGGTGGCACATGTGGCGATGGACAACGACGGCGTCGATCCCGACCGCCTCCAAGACGTCATTTCCGGGCTCAAAGCCGACGGCAAGACCATCAAGTTCTTCTACACGGTCCCCAACTTCAACAACCCCTCCGGCATCAGCCTTTCCCTGGAGCGTAGGCAGCGTGTGGTGGACATTTGCCGCGCCGAGGGCGTGCTGATCGTCGAGGACAACCCCTACGGCCTGTTGAGCTTCGACGGCACGCTCAAGCCGGCCATGCACACGCTGGACCCTGACAACGTGTTCTACCTTGGTTCGTTTTCCAAGATCTTCGCCCCCGGCTTGCGCGTCGGTTGGGTAGTGGCTCCCCATGATGTGCGCAGCCGCCTCCAGATCGCCTCCGAGGCAACCACTATCTGCCCCTCGGTCTTGAGCCAGCTGGTGGTGGAGCAATACATCAGCAGCTTCGATTGGCAGGACCAGATTGCCGCATACAGTGCCGTCTACTCCTCCCGTTGCAAGGCAACCCTGGACGCCCTGGCTGCTTACATGCCCGAAGGAACCAAGTGGACCACGCCCACCGGTGGCTTCTTCACCTGGGTCACGCTGCCTGAGGGCATCGACACCGAGCACGTCCTCACCGCAGCCATCGAGGCAGGAGTCGTGTTTGTGCCGGGCAGCGCCTTCTACGCCGACGGCGGTGGCAGCAACCAGCTCCGCATCGCCTTCTCGTACGCCCCGGAAGAGCAGCTCACCGAGGGTGTCAAGCGCCTCGCGGAGGTCATCCGCCGGGTCTGA
- a CDS encoding TetR/AcrR family transcriptional regulator: MSETNPGRRTRSVTAEAMAERRQNILHHASQVIARQGVEGCSFAELSEASGFSIGMIQHYFRHRERLIGAAVEYRIDESLAEWQRIYDQGTNAVERLHDLLTFSIQSDTPFEEAWGFWLQIYAAAHKNSEIRDSVAAVWTSWRGLFVRALEEAVDEKLIQPAIDIDEVATLLLATIDGLAIQSLNGVHSFTPAEMIETLHRFAAREFGIDAGEFIFAKRSKLVDAH; this comes from the coding sequence ATGAGCGAGACAAACCCGGGCCGCCGCACACGAAGCGTCACGGCCGAAGCCATGGCCGAACGCCGGCAGAACATCCTGCACCATGCCTCGCAGGTGATCGCCCGCCAAGGCGTGGAGGGTTGCTCCTTCGCCGAACTCTCCGAGGCCTCGGGCTTCAGCATCGGCATGATCCAGCACTACTTCCGGCACCGGGAGAGGTTGATCGGCGCGGCGGTGGAGTACCGCATCGACGAATCCCTCGCCGAATGGCAGCGCATCTACGATCAGGGCACCAACGCAGTGGAACGCCTGCACGATCTCCTGACCTTCTCCATCCAAAGCGACACCCCCTTCGAAGAAGCCTGGGGTTTCTGGTTGCAGATCTACGCTGCAGCCCACAAGAACTCCGAGATCCGGGACAGCGTCGCAGCAGTCTGGACCTCATGGCGCGGCCTGTTCGTCCGGGCGCTCGAGGAGGCCGTGGACGAGAAATTGATCCAGCCAGCCATCGATATTGACGAAGTGGCCACCCTGCTTCTGGCCACGATCGATGGACTCGCGATCCAGTCCCTGAACGGGGTCCACAGCTTCACGCCCGCCGAAATGATCGAAACGCTGCACCGCTTTGCTGCCCGGGAGTTCGGCATCGACGCCGGAGAATTCATCTTCGCGAAGCGCTCCAAGCTCGTGGACGCGCACTAG
- a CDS encoding ABC transporter substrate-binding protein, with protein sequence MKSPLVAAAAISFLALTTACSNTEGAAATASGNASASGQSSQSGQELAQAVKPDSKVQALLPAAIKSKGSLTLVTDPTYAPIDFTDDQGKIVGLEPDMALAVAKKMGITINIEKADFNGILAGIEARRYDASWAAFSITEERKDKVNMVSYMRGGTSVMVKKGNPLGIKSELDLCGKTVAAQTGTTQALSLLPSFDKKCADAGKDKPVSLLLPQQDNVNQALASGRAQALVADNALTGYYAQLQPDAFTSVDSILVEPSLSGVVSPKDDGGLSKAFQAAVQSLMDDGTYAKIMEAWNLKSGIVTKSEINPPAGS encoded by the coding sequence GTGAAAAGCCCGCTCGTGGCAGCGGCAGCCATCAGTTTTTTGGCGTTGACGACGGCTTGCTCCAATACCGAAGGTGCGGCCGCTACCGCATCCGGCAATGCGTCGGCCAGCGGCCAAAGCAGCCAGAGCGGCCAGGAACTCGCGCAGGCCGTGAAGCCCGATTCCAAGGTTCAGGCGCTGCTTCCGGCCGCCATCAAGAGCAAGGGGTCGCTGACCCTCGTGACGGACCCCACCTACGCCCCCATCGACTTCACCGACGACCAGGGCAAGATCGTCGGACTTGAGCCGGACATGGCGCTGGCCGTCGCGAAGAAGATGGGCATCACCATCAACATCGAAAAGGCCGACTTCAATGGCATCCTGGCCGGCATCGAGGCCCGGCGGTACGACGCTTCCTGGGCAGCTTTCTCCATCACGGAGGAGCGCAAGGACAAGGTCAACATGGTCAGCTACATGCGCGGAGGAACGTCCGTCATGGTCAAAAAGGGCAATCCGCTGGGCATCAAATCGGAGCTGGACCTCTGCGGCAAGACCGTGGCTGCCCAGACCGGGACCACCCAGGCGCTGAGCTTGCTGCCGTCATTCGACAAGAAATGTGCGGACGCAGGTAAGGACAAGCCTGTTTCCTTGCTGCTGCCCCAGCAGGACAACGTCAACCAGGCTTTAGCCTCGGGCCGTGCCCAGGCACTAGTGGCGGACAACGCCCTCACCGGTTACTACGCCCAGCTGCAGCCGGACGCGTTTACCTCCGTGGACTCCATCCTCGTGGAACCGTCCCTGTCCGGCGTGGTGAGCCCCAAGGACGACGGCGGCCTGTCCAAAGCATTCCAGGCCGCGGTCCAGTCCCTCATGGACGATGGAACGTACGCCAAGATCATGGAGGCTTGGAACCTCAAGTCCGGCATTGTCACCAAGTCTGAGATCAACCCGCCGGCGGGGTCATGA
- a CDS encoding amino acid ABC transporter permease, which yields MTVSDRPITAEARHDFAELASRPVLKRKRPGQLVAMVLVGLFALMGAYVIVTNPGFGWPTVAKYLFDIRILNGLLTTIELTVIAMVLGLVIGLVIAVMRMSDNALLRGVAGAYIWFFRGTPLLVQMLFWGFAAVLFPTIGVGIPGGPMLVEWNTNDVLPLFVAGILGLGLNEGAYMAEIVRAGLMGVPAGQSEASHAMGFSRMETLRHVVIPQAMKIILPPVGNETISMLKTTSLVIVIGVGDLLYNTQQIYARNLQQIPLLIVASLWYILLTTILSLVQARIEKRYSRGNNIQARKA from the coding sequence ATGACCGTGTCTGACCGGCCCATCACCGCCGAGGCACGGCATGATTTCGCGGAGCTGGCCTCGCGGCCTGTCCTCAAGCGCAAGCGGCCAGGGCAACTGGTCGCGATGGTGTTGGTGGGACTGTTCGCGCTCATGGGCGCCTACGTCATCGTCACCAACCCCGGCTTCGGCTGGCCCACCGTGGCCAAGTACTTGTTCGATATCCGCATCCTCAACGGCCTTCTGACCACCATCGAACTCACGGTGATCGCCATGGTCCTCGGACTCGTGATCGGTCTGGTGATCGCGGTCATGAGGATGTCGGACAACGCGCTCCTCCGTGGCGTGGCGGGTGCCTATATCTGGTTCTTCCGTGGCACTCCGCTCTTGGTGCAGATGCTTTTCTGGGGCTTCGCTGCCGTACTGTTTCCCACCATCGGCGTCGGCATCCCCGGCGGTCCTATGTTGGTGGAATGGAACACGAACGACGTCCTGCCGCTGTTCGTGGCCGGCATCCTTGGCCTGGGCTTGAACGAGGGCGCCTATATGGCAGAAATCGTGCGGGCCGGCCTGATGGGTGTTCCCGCGGGACAGTCCGAGGCTTCCCACGCCATGGGCTTCAGCCGGATGGAAACCCTGCGCCACGTGGTCATCCCGCAAGCCATGAAAATCATCCTTCCGCCCGTGGGCAACGAGACCATCTCCATGCTCAAGACCACGTCGTTGGTGATCGTGATCGGCGTCGGGGACCTGCTCTACAACACCCAGCAGATCTACGCGCGCAACCTCCAGCAGATCCCGCTGCTGATCGTGGCGAGCCTCTGGTACATCCTGCTCACCACCATCCTCTCGCTCGTCCAGGCGCGCATTGAGAAGCGGTACTCCCGCGGCAACAACATCCAGGCACGAAAGGCTTAA
- a CDS encoding amino acid ABC transporter ATP-binding protein, with translation MSEVQFLNVHKDFSGMEVLKGINFTVESGQVACLIGPSGSGKSTLLRCVNHLETTSSGTILVGGRMIGYEVHGDRLIEAHQRDINKRRSRIGMVFQSFNLFGHMTALENVMMGPVKLLKIPKAQAEAEARGLLAKVGLADRTGHYPAQLSGGQQQRVAIARALSMKPDLMLFDEPTSALDPELVGEVLDVMKALARDGMTMIVVTHEMGFAREVADVVAFMDGGVIVEAGDPNEIITRPQHERTKAFLSKVL, from the coding sequence ATGTCTGAAGTCCAGTTCCTCAACGTGCACAAGGATTTCTCCGGCATGGAGGTCCTCAAAGGCATCAACTTCACGGTCGAATCGGGACAAGTGGCATGCTTGATCGGCCCCTCAGGCTCGGGCAAGTCCACCCTGCTCCGCTGCGTCAACCACCTCGAAACCACCAGTTCCGGAACCATCCTGGTGGGTGGCCGCATGATCGGCTACGAGGTCCACGGCGACAGGCTGATCGAGGCACACCAGAGGGACATCAACAAGCGCCGCTCCCGGATTGGCATGGTGTTCCAGTCCTTCAACCTCTTCGGCCACATGACGGCCCTCGAAAACGTGATGATGGGCCCGGTGAAGCTCCTCAAGATTCCCAAGGCCCAAGCCGAGGCCGAAGCCCGCGGGCTCCTGGCCAAAGTGGGCCTCGCCGACCGCACGGGGCACTACCCGGCCCAGCTCTCCGGCGGCCAACAACAGCGTGTGGCCATTGCCCGGGCCCTGTCCATGAAGCCCGACCTCATGCTTTTCGACGAGCCAACCTCAGCGCTTGATCCCGAACTTGTGGGCGAAGTCCTGGACGTCATGAAAGCGCTGGCTCGCGACGGCATGACCATGATCGTCGTGACGCACGAGATGGGCTTTGCCCGCGAAGTGGCCGACGTCGTGGCGTTCATGGACGGCGGCGTCATCGTCGAAGCCGGCGATCCCAACGAGATCATCACCCGCCCCCAGCACGAGCGAACAAAGGCGTTCCTCTCCAAAGTCCTCTAG
- a CDS encoding thiamine pyrophosphate-binding protein, whose amino-acid sequence MTSSIPTNNVGLAVMTTLRNYGIDAIFGIPGTHNLEFYRHLEPLGIHPVTTRHEQGAGYGSDGWSQLKGLPGVVITTSGPGLLNAMSAAATSYCESRPMIILSPGAPRGSEFSDIGLLHETKDPTGAVRALIGRSTRVSSGSEAVELIHEAFAFFTHGRPRPVHIEIPLDVLEGASDVDPSALEARPLGAPKAAADDAVAAAADILRRASNPVILAGGGSLGTGGALLELAELLQAPVVTTINGKGAVPEAHPLSLGSEIRLAAAQDLCNSSDALLVIGSKVGESELWGGKIVPQGSCIRIDIDPSQLQCNLAPDVELLGNASAVVRQLLAALAGHGPASAPELDPLRRELQEEARSMAPVLAQINQILAAALPADTVIAGDSSQITYFGTTSFFPMQQPHQLLYTPAYATLGYGLPAAIGAKIAAPDRPVVGLIGDGALMFAVQEFITAVEQGVDLPIICINNGGYGEIRQNMEDRDLAPVGVNLTQPDWVRLAEGFGLTAFNVESLDELAGVVTKALAVKGPSLIHVSIQ is encoded by the coding sequence TTGACCAGTTCCATCCCCACCAACAACGTCGGCCTCGCCGTCATGACCACGCTGCGGAACTATGGGATCGACGCCATCTTCGGGATTCCCGGCACCCACAACCTCGAGTTCTACCGGCACCTGGAGCCGCTCGGCATCCATCCCGTAACCACCCGCCACGAGCAAGGAGCCGGGTACGGCTCCGACGGATGGAGCCAGCTCAAGGGGCTTCCCGGCGTCGTGATCACCACTTCCGGACCCGGCCTGCTCAACGCGATGTCCGCTGCGGCCACTTCCTATTGCGAGTCCCGGCCGATGATCATCCTGTCCCCGGGCGCGCCACGAGGCAGTGAATTCTCGGACATCGGGCTGCTGCACGAAACCAAGGACCCCACCGGTGCGGTCCGCGCCCTGATCGGGCGCAGCACGCGTGTATCCAGCGGCAGCGAAGCCGTTGAGCTGATTCACGAAGCCTTCGCCTTCTTCACACACGGGCGGCCGCGTCCCGTCCACATCGAGATCCCGCTGGACGTGCTGGAGGGCGCGTCCGACGTCGACCCTTCCGCCCTGGAAGCCCGCCCCTTGGGTGCGCCGAAAGCGGCAGCCGACGACGCCGTTGCCGCCGCGGCGGACATCCTCCGCCGGGCGTCGAATCCGGTGATCCTGGCCGGGGGCGGTTCGCTCGGAACCGGCGGCGCGCTCCTCGAACTTGCAGAACTCCTGCAAGCACCCGTGGTGACCACAATCAATGGCAAGGGTGCTGTTCCGGAAGCCCATCCGTTGTCCCTTGGTTCGGAAATCCGGCTCGCAGCGGCACAGGATCTTTGCAATTCCTCGGACGCGCTGCTGGTGATCGGCTCGAAGGTGGGCGAGTCGGAGCTATGGGGCGGCAAGATTGTGCCGCAGGGGAGTTGCATCCGCATTGACATCGATCCGTCCCAATTGCAATGCAATCTTGCGCCGGACGTCGAGCTCCTGGGCAACGCGTCCGCCGTCGTACGCCAACTGCTCGCGGCGCTCGCAGGGCATGGGCCGGCCTCCGCTCCGGAACTGGACCCTTTGCGCCGCGAGCTGCAGGAAGAAGCCCGCTCCATGGCGCCCGTGCTCGCACAAATCAACCAGATCCTCGCGGCCGCGCTGCCGGCGGACACCGTCATTGCGGGTGATTCCTCGCAGATCACATACTTCGGGACCACGTCCTTCTTCCCCATGCAGCAGCCGCACCAGCTCCTGTACACGCCCGCATACGCAACGCTGGGTTATGGACTGCCGGCCGCGATCGGGGCCAAAATAGCGGCTCCGGACCGTCCGGTGGTGGGGCTGATCGGCGACGGGGCGCTCATGTTTGCCGTTCAGGAATTCATCACCGCCGTGGAACAGGGCGTGGACCTGCCCATCATCTGCATCAACAACGGAGGCTACGGCGAAATCCGGCAGAACATGGAGGACCGCGACCTGGCTCCGGTCGGCGTGAACCTCACGCAACCGGACTGGGTGCGCCTGGCCGAAGGCTTCGGGCTGACTGCGTTCAACGTTGAGTCCCTCGACGAGCTTGCCGGCGTTGTCACCAAGGCGCTTGCCGTCAAGGGACCGAGCCTCATCCACGTGAGCATCCAGTAA